From a region of the Triticum aestivum cultivar Chinese Spring chromosome 7D, IWGSC CS RefSeq v2.1, whole genome shotgun sequence genome:
- the LOC123169090 gene encoding uncharacterized protein isoform X1 gives MEHHSIPFYDPNMLHYKHALSTRTERKFELKLNYVLLKSFSLQIVAQDCKLVRSGSCCGCKEIVGKIMKQVIPESEQWTRMQDMLEQVRLEMQEMQTSRDTWQRRAIASDINLGSLNSEMLEWKPRAGVRTAMKRRRGCSEAPEVVEAPTRVAMKHRRPLPWEVLRPRISPAAEADNTTRMVLRARQRSFKASLVLLWRIPEHRQCCYGASPVLLWSIAGVAMEHPRAARASSVCNGASRSAASVTMEHRRAAGASAVLQWSIPERCRCYDGASPGCRSMTGASWGWSRARNSVITATRCCNPKLASAAAVAVV, from the exons ATGGAGCACCACAGTATTCCTTTTTATGACCCAAATATGTTACATTACAAGCATGCTTTGAGCACGCGCACTGAAAGAAAATTTGAGTTAAAGTTAAATTATGTCCTGCTAAAATCTTTCTCCTTGCAGATTGTGGCTCAAGACTGCAAGTTGGTGCGCTCTGGAAGCTGCTGCGGCTGCAAGGAGATTGTGGGGAAGATAATGAAGCAAGTGATACCAGAATCGGAGCAATGGACTAGGATGCAGGACATGCTGGAGCAGGTCAGGCTAGAGATGCAAGAGATGCAGACTTCCAGGGATACATGGCAGCGGCGTGCCATTGCTTCTGACATCAATCTTGGTTCCTTGAATTCTGAG ATGCTGGAGTGGAAACCGCGTGCAGGCGTCAGAACAGCAATGAAGCGCCGTCGGGGCTGCAGTGAAGCGCCGGAGGTTGTTGAAGCTCCGACGAGGGTTGCAATGAAGCACCGCCGGCCGCTGCCATGGGAGGTGCTGCGACCACGTATCTCGCCGGCGGCGGAAGCTGACAACACAACACGCATGGTGTTGCGCGCGCGGCAGCGGAGCTTCAAGGCATCGTTAGTGTTGCTATGGCGTATCCCAGAGCATCGCCAGTGTTGCTATGGAGCATCGCCGGTGTTGCTATGGAGCATCGCCGGTGTTGCTATGGAGCATCCTCGGGCCGCCAGAGCATCATCGGTGTGCAATGGAGCATCCCGGAGCGCTGCCAGTGTTACAATGGAGCATCGCCGGGCCGCCGGAGCATCAGCGGTGTTGCAATGGAGCATCCCGGAGCGCTGTCGGTGTTACGATGGAGCATCGCCGGGCTGCCGGAGCATGACCGGTGCTTCATGGGGATGGTCGCGGGCTCGCAACAGCGTCATTACTGCAACCCGGTGCTGCAACCCTAAGCTCGCCAGCGCTGCAGCCGTGGCCGTTGTGTAG
- the LOC123169090 gene encoding uncharacterized protein isoform X2: MKQVIPESEQWTRMQDMLEQVRLEMQEMQTSRDTWQRRAIASDINLGSLNSEMLEWKPRAGVRTAMKRRRGCSEAPEVVEAPTRVAMKHRRPLPWEVLRPRISPAAEADNTTRMVLRARQRSFKASLVLLWRIPEHRQCCYGASPVLLWSIAGVAMEHPRAARASSVCNGASRSAASVTMEHRRAAGASAVLQWSIPERCRCYDGASPGCRSMTGASWGWSRARNSVITATRCCNPKLASAAAVAVV; this comes from the exons ATGAAGCAAGTGATACCAGAATCGGAGCAATGGACTAGGATGCAGGACATGCTGGAGCAGGTCAGGCTAGAGATGCAAGAGATGCAGACTTCCAGGGATACATGGCAGCGGCGTGCCATTGCTTCTGACATCAATCTTGGTTCCTTGAATTCTGAG ATGCTGGAGTGGAAACCGCGTGCAGGCGTCAGAACAGCAATGAAGCGCCGTCGGGGCTGCAGTGAAGCGCCGGAGGTTGTTGAAGCTCCGACGAGGGTTGCAATGAAGCACCGCCGGCCGCTGCCATGGGAGGTGCTGCGACCACGTATCTCGCCGGCGGCGGAAGCTGACAACACAACACGCATGGTGTTGCGCGCGCGGCAGCGGAGCTTCAAGGCATCGTTAGTGTTGCTATGGCGTATCCCAGAGCATCGCCAGTGTTGCTATGGAGCATCGCCGGTGTTGCTATGGAGCATCGCCGGTGTTGCTATGGAGCATCCTCGGGCCGCCAGAGCATCATCGGTGTGCAATGGAGCATCCCGGAGCGCTGCCAGTGTTACAATGGAGCATCGCCGGGCCGCCGGAGCATCAGCGGTGTTGCAATGGAGCATCCCGGAGCGCTGTCGGTGTTACGATGGAGCATCGCCGGGCTGCCGGAGCATGACCGGTGCTTCATGGGGATGGTCGCGGGCTCGCAACAGCGTCATTACTGCAACCCGGTGCTGCAACCCTAAGCTCGCCAGCGCTGCAGCCGTGGCCGTTGTGTAG